Proteins found in one Streptomyces sp. NBC_00461 genomic segment:
- a CDS encoding sigma-70 family RNA polymerase sigma factor yields the protein MAATTTDRDEFVRLTDPYRRELLAHCYRMLGSVDEAEDLVQETYLRAWKSYDGYEGRASLRTWLHRIATNTCLTALEGRERRPLPSGLGAPSQAPEEALRAPVTDVPWLQPLPDSLVDPAIVVTARGSLRLALVAALQHLPARQRAVLILRDVMAWRSPEVAALLGTSNAAVKSTLQRARARLDEIAPDEDLVVEPESAADRDVLDRYMAAFEHADMDALLDLLQDGVELEMPPHLEWFRGKKDVLQFLRSRGHEEGRYRMLPTRANGQPALVMYVSGADGVLRAHSVQVLTVEDCTVARITAFIDLDQVVRFGFPRAMSCSVSAPEPTGHGELR from the coding sequence ATGGCTGCTACGACGACGGACCGCGACGAGTTCGTCCGGCTGACGGACCCCTACCGGCGGGAGCTGCTCGCGCACTGCTACCGGATGCTCGGCTCGGTGGACGAGGCCGAGGACCTGGTGCAGGAGACGTATCTGCGGGCCTGGAAGTCCTACGACGGCTACGAGGGCCGGGCCTCCCTGCGGACCTGGCTCCATCGCATCGCCACCAACACGTGCCTGACGGCGCTGGAAGGCCGCGAGAGGCGTCCCCTGCCCTCGGGGCTCGGCGCGCCGTCCCAGGCGCCTGAGGAGGCGCTCAGGGCCCCTGTCACGGACGTTCCCTGGCTGCAGCCGCTGCCCGACTCGCTCGTCGACCCGGCGATCGTCGTGACCGCCCGCGGCAGCCTGCGGCTCGCTCTGGTCGCCGCGCTCCAGCATCTGCCCGCGCGGCAGCGGGCCGTGCTCATCCTGCGGGACGTCATGGCCTGGCGTTCGCCCGAGGTCGCGGCACTGCTCGGGACGTCGAACGCGGCCGTCAAGAGCACCCTGCAACGCGCGCGTGCCCGGCTCGACGAGATCGCCCCGGACGAGGATCTCGTCGTGGAGCCCGAGAGCGCGGCGGACCGTGACGTGCTCGACCGGTACATGGCCGCCTTCGAGCACGCTGACATGGACGCGCTGCTCGACCTCCTCCAGGACGGCGTCGAGCTGGAGATGCCGCCCCACCTGGAATGGTTCCGCGGCAAGAAGGACGTCCTGCAGTTCCTGCGGTCGCGGGGGCACGAGGAGGGCCGCTACCGGATGCTGCCCACGCGCGCGAACGGGCAGCCGGCCCTCGTCATGTACGTGAGCGGGGCCGACGGCGTCCTGCGCGCGCACTCCGTGCAGGTGCTCACCGTGGAAGACTGCACCGTGGCCCGCATCACGGCCTTCATCGACCTGGACCAGGTCGTCCGCTTCGGATTCCCCCGGGCGATGTCGTGCAGTGTGTCCGCGCCCGAGCCGACAGGGCACGGTGAACTCCGGTGA
- a CDS encoding pseudouridine synthase, producing the protein MRSSGSGSGRNNGRGNPRGSGGGGSQPKGGGGRDDRPKRAGKPRPEERRYDVGPGATHEGPKSGRGASARGGAKGGPKQGQGTGRGRSVPATSREYEARAEERNRERYAGKKDVKPPKTFPGAEQEGERLQKILARAGYGSRRACEELIEQARVEVNGEIVLEQGKRVDPEKDEVKVDGLTVATQSYQFFSLNKPAGVVSTMEDNEGRQCLGDYVTNRETRLFHVGRLDTETEGVILLTNHGELAHRLTHPKYGVKKVYLAHIVGPIPRDLGKRLKDGIQLEDGYAKADHFRVVEQTGKNYLVEVTLHEGRKHIVRRMLAEAGFPVDKLVRVAFGPITLGDQKSGWLRRLSNTEVGMLMQEVDL; encoded by the coding sequence ATGCGAAGCAGTGGCAGCGGCAGTGGCAGGAACAACGGGCGCGGCAACCCCCGCGGAAGCGGTGGGGGCGGCTCCCAGCCGAAGGGCGGGGGCGGGCGCGACGACAGGCCGAAGCGCGCGGGCAAGCCCCGTCCCGAGGAGCGCCGCTACGACGTGGGTCCCGGCGCCACCCACGAAGGACCGAAGTCCGGGCGCGGCGCCTCCGCACGGGGAGGTGCCAAGGGCGGGCCCAAGCAGGGCCAGGGCACCGGGCGCGGCCGTTCGGTCCCGGCGACCTCCCGCGAGTACGAGGCGCGGGCCGAGGAGCGCAACCGCGAGCGGTACGCGGGCAAGAAGGACGTGAAGCCGCCGAAGACCTTCCCGGGCGCCGAGCAGGAGGGCGAGCGGCTGCAGAAGATCCTCGCGCGCGCGGGCTACGGCTCCCGGCGCGCCTGCGAGGAGCTGATCGAGCAGGCCCGGGTCGAGGTCAACGGCGAGATCGTCCTGGAGCAGGGCAAGCGCGTCGACCCGGAGAAGGACGAGGTCAAGGTCGACGGGCTGACGGTCGCGACGCAGTCGTACCAGTTCTTCTCGCTGAACAAGCCGGCCGGCGTCGTCTCGACGATGGAGGACAACGAGGGCCGGCAGTGCCTCGGCGACTACGTGACGAACCGCGAGACGCGGCTCTTCCACGTCGGTCGGCTCGACACCGAGACCGAGGGTGTCATCCTGCTCACCAACCACGGTGAGCTGGCGCACCGGCTGACCCACCCCAAGTACGGCGTGAAGAAGGTCTACCTCGCGCACATCGTGGGCCCGATCCCGCGCGACCTGGGCAAGCGGCTCAAGGACGGCATCCAGCTGGAGGACGGGTACGCGAAGGCGGACCACTTCCGGGTCGTCGAGCAGACCGGCAAGAACTACCTCGTCGAGGTCACCCTGCACGAGGGCCGCAAGCACATCGTCCGCCGGATGCTCGCCGAGGCCGGCTTCCCTGTCGACAAGCTGGTGCGGGTCGCCTTCGGGCCGATCACCCTCGGCGACCAGAAGTCGGGCTGGCTGCGGCGGTTGTCCAACACCGAGGTCGGGATGCTGATGCAGGAAGTCGACCTCTAG
- the scpB gene encoding SMC-Scp complex subunit ScpB, with protein MSEETTDVPAGLRTVADLDLKPALEAVLMVVDEPATEEHLAKILQRPKRQIGDALRELADEYTVQGRGFELRLIAGGWRFYSRPEYAAAVEGFVLDGQQARLTQAALETLAVVAYRQPVSRSRVSAVRGVNCDGVMRTLLQRGLVQEAGTEPETGAILYTTTNYFLERMGLRGLDELPELAPFLPEAEAIEAETLEGVPSFDPDAPDADADDTTTTEL; from the coding sequence GTGAGCGAGGAGACCACCGACGTCCCGGCCGGGCTGCGCACCGTCGCCGACCTCGACCTCAAGCCCGCTCTGGAGGCCGTCCTCATGGTCGTGGACGAGCCGGCGACCGAGGAGCACCTCGCGAAGATCCTCCAGCGGCCCAAGCGGCAGATCGGGGACGCGCTGCGGGAGCTCGCCGACGAGTACACCGTCCAGGGCCGCGGTTTCGAGCTGCGCCTCATCGCCGGCGGCTGGCGTTTCTACTCCCGCCCCGAGTACGCGGCCGCCGTGGAGGGCTTCGTACTCGACGGCCAGCAGGCCCGCCTCACCCAGGCCGCACTGGAGACACTGGCGGTCGTCGCCTACCGTCAGCCGGTGAGCCGCAGCCGCGTCTCGGCCGTACGAGGAGTCAACTGCGACGGGGTCATGCGCACCCTCCTGCAACGCGGTCTGGTCCAGGAGGCGGGCACGGAACCCGAAACAGGTGCGATCCTGTACACGACGACGAACTACTTCCTGGAGCGGATGGGCCTGCGCGGTCTGGACGAGCTCCCGGAACTCGCGCCCTTCCTCCCGGAGGCGGAGGCGATCGAGGCCGAGACGCTGGAAGGGGTCCCGTCGTTCGATCCGGACGCACCGGATGCAGATGCAGACGACACGACGACGACGGAACTTTGA
- a CDS encoding segregation and condensation protein A, with amino-acid sequence MTSNDVPAPGASAGRRRALGRGPAAGAPRVEPTAPPAMEPPVAEPRAPTEAQAEQAETVVPEPVLGPTTPVAPVPEAVLEPEAVAPESLHVPQAAVPEGFVDSGVGVGAPAAGGASEEAFRDPDEAGDGVFKVRLANFEGPFDLLLQLISKHKLDVTEVALSKVTDEFMAHIRAMGPDWDLDQTTEFLVVAATLLDLKAARLLPSAEVEDEADLALLEARDLLFARLLQYRAYKQIADIFNRRLDEEARRYPRTVGLEPHHAELLPEVVISIGAEGFAKLAVKAMQPKPKPQVYVDHIHAPLVSVQEQAGIVVARLRELGRASFRVLVEDTEDTLTVVARFLALLELYREKAVALDQETALGELFVRWTGGDGDETPRVTDEFDRPPEEPKGGKDGKGDTDGQDGKGEGEEEKA; translated from the coding sequence ATGACCTCCAACGACGTTCCCGCCCCCGGCGCCTCCGCCGGCCGTCGGCGTGCGCTGGGGAGGGGCCCCGCCGCGGGCGCTCCGCGGGTCGAGCCCACGGCACCGCCCGCGATGGAGCCGCCCGTCGCGGAACCTCGGGCCCCGACGGAGGCGCAAGCAGAGCAGGCAGAGACAGTCGTCCCCGAGCCGGTCCTCGGGCCGACGACACCTGTGGCGCCGGTGCCGGAGGCGGTTCTCGAGCCGGAGGCCGTGGCGCCGGAGTCGCTTCACGTGCCCCAGGCCGCGGTCCCGGAGGGCTTCGTCGACTCCGGTGTCGGCGTAGGGGCCCCAGCAGCGGGAGGGGCGTCCGAAGAGGCTTTCCGTGATCCCGACGAAGCCGGCGACGGTGTCTTCAAAGTCCGGCTGGCCAACTTCGAGGGCCCCTTCGACCTGCTCCTCCAGCTGATCTCGAAGCACAAGCTGGACGTCACCGAGGTCGCGCTGTCCAAGGTGACCGACGAGTTCATGGCGCACATCCGGGCGATGGGGCCGGACTGGGATCTGGACCAGACGACCGAGTTCCTGGTCGTCGCGGCCACACTGCTCGACCTCAAGGCCGCCCGGCTGCTGCCCTCCGCGGAGGTGGAGGACGAGGCCGACCTCGCGCTCCTCGAAGCACGCGACCTGCTGTTCGCACGGCTGCTGCAGTACCGCGCGTACAAACAGATCGCGGACATCTTCAACCGCCGTCTCGACGAGGAGGCCCGCCGCTACCCGCGTACCGTCGGCCTCGAACCGCACCACGCCGAACTGCTGCCCGAGGTGGTCATCAGCATCGGCGCGGAGGGCTTTGCGAAGCTCGCCGTCAAGGCGATGCAGCCCAAGCCCAAGCCGCAGGTGTACGTCGACCACATCCACGCGCCCCTGGTCAGCGTGCAGGAACAGGCCGGGATCGTGGTGGCGCGGCTGAGGGAACTCGGCCGGGCCAGCTTCCGTGTGCTGGTCGAGGACACCGAGGACACGCTCACCGTCGTGGCGCGTTTCCTGGCGCTGCTGGAGCTCTACCGCGAGAAGGCCGTGGCGCTGGACCAGGAGACCGCTCTCGGCGAGCTGTTCGTGCGCTGGACCGGTGGGGACGGCGACGAGACGCCCAGGGTGACGGACGAGTTCGACCGACCGCCCGAGGAGCCCAAGGGCGGCAAGGACGGCAAGGGCGACACAGACGGTCAGGACGGCAAGGGCGAAGGCGAGGAGGAGAAGGCGTGA
- a CDS encoding ParA family protein → MNESTFSPGGGQPGTPVRDQGPAGFEAVGSVAVRTFAARQSPGPQVIRTAHKSMDGHHVNAMAGDGSGAPHNHLAVYDELPEGHFYDPDAEYEPDPEYAATLAPDAARQRRERVGPTGRPLPYFPIPGPLTDHGPAKIIAMCNQKGGVGKTTSTINLGAALAEYGRRVLLVDFDPQGALSVGLGVNPMELDLTVYNLLMERGMAADEVLLKTAVPNMDLLPSNIDLSAAEVQLVSEVARESTLQRALKPLLADYDYIVIDCQPSLGLLTVNALTAAHKVIVPLECEFFALRGVALLTETIEKVQERLNPELELDGILATMYDSRTVHSREVLARVVEAFDDHVYHTVIGRTVRFPETTVAGEPITTYASNSVGAAAYRQLAREVLARCHAE, encoded by the coding sequence GTGAATGAGTCGACATTTTCTCCCGGGGGTGGTCAACCAGGAACGCCTGTACGGGACCAGGGTCCCGCGGGGTTCGAGGCTGTCGGCTCCGTTGCTGTGCGTACCTTCGCAGCCCGACAGAGCCCGGGTCCGCAGGTGATCCGGACAGCACACAAGAGCATGGATGGCCATCACGTGAACGCCATGGCCGGCGACGGAAGTGGCGCGCCCCACAACCACCTCGCCGTCTACGACGAACTGCCCGAAGGGCACTTCTACGACCCCGACGCGGAGTACGAGCCGGATCCCGAGTACGCGGCCACGCTCGCGCCCGACGCCGCCCGGCAGCGCCGTGAGCGTGTCGGCCCGACCGGGCGCCCGCTGCCGTACTTCCCGATCCCGGGCCCGCTGACCGACCACGGCCCCGCGAAGATCATCGCGATGTGCAACCAGAAGGGCGGCGTGGGCAAGACGACGTCGACCATCAACCTGGGTGCCGCGCTCGCGGAGTACGGCCGGCGCGTGCTGCTCGTGGACTTCGACCCGCAGGGCGCGCTGTCGGTGGGCCTCGGCGTCAATCCGATGGAGCTCGACCTCACCGTCTACAACCTGCTCATGGAGCGGGGCATGGCGGCCGACGAGGTGCTCCTGAAGACGGCGGTCCCGAACATGGACCTGCTGCCCAGCAACATCGACCTGTCCGCCGCCGAGGTGCAGCTGGTGAGCGAGGTCGCGCGCGAGTCCACGCTCCAGCGCGCCCTGAAGCCGCTCTTGGCCGACTACGACTACATCGTGATCGACTGTCAGCCCTCGCTCGGTCTGCTCACCGTCAACGCGCTGACGGCCGCGCACAAGGTGATAGTGCCTCTCGAGTGCGAGTTCTTCGCGCTGCGAGGTGTCGCCCTGCTGACGGAGACCATCGAGAAGGTCCAGGAGCGGCTCAACCCCGAGCTGGAACTGGACGGCATCCTCGCCACGATGTACGACTCGCGCACCGTGCACAGCCGTGAGGTGCTCGCGCGTGTCGTCGAGGCGTTCGACGACCACGTCTACCACACGGTCATCGGGCGCACGGTCCGCTTCCCGGAGACCACGGTCGCCGGTGAGCCGATCACCACGTACGCCTCCAACTCCGTCGGCGCCGCCGCCTACCGTCAGCTCGCCAGGGAGGTGCTCGCCCGGTGTCACGCCGAGTGA
- the ald gene encoding alanine dehydrogenase, with translation MKVGIPREVKNNEFRVAITPAGVHELVRHGHQVVVERGAGIGSSIPDEEYVAAGARILGTADEVWATADLLLKVKEPIAEEYHRLRKDQTLFTYLHLAASKECTDALIESGTTAIAYETVELPSRALPLLAPMSEVAGRLAPQVGAYHLMRSAGGRGVLPGGVPGTQPAKAVVIGGGVSGWNATQIAVGMGFHVTLLDRDINKLREADKVFGTKVRAIMSNAFELEKAVLDADLVIGAVLIPGAKAPKLVTNELVSRMKPGSVLVDIAIDQGGCFEDSRPTTHAEPTFTIHNSVFYCVANMPGAVPNTSTYALTNATLPYIVELADRGWVEALRRDPALAKGLNTHDGKVVYREVAEAHGLEHVELETLLG, from the coding sequence GTGAAGGTCGGCATCCCCCGCGAGGTCAAGAACAACGAGTTCCGGGTGGCCATCACCCCCGCCGGTGTGCACGAGCTGGTGCGCCACGGCCACCAGGTCGTCGTCGAGCGGGGCGCCGGCATCGGCTCCTCGATCCCGGACGAGGAGTACGTCGCCGCCGGCGCCCGGATCCTGGGCACCGCCGACGAGGTGTGGGCCACCGCCGACCTGCTGCTGAAGGTCAAGGAGCCCATCGCCGAGGAGTACCACCGCCTCCGCAAGGACCAGACGCTCTTCACCTACCTGCACCTGGCCGCCTCCAAGGAGTGCACCGACGCGCTCATCGAGTCCGGCACCACGGCGATCGCCTACGAGACCGTCGAGCTGCCCAGCCGCGCGCTGCCGCTGCTCGCCCCGATGTCCGAGGTCGCGGGCCGGCTGGCCCCGCAGGTCGGCGCCTACCACCTGATGCGCTCGGCCGGCGGCCGCGGCGTGCTCCCCGGCGGCGTCCCCGGCACCCAGCCCGCGAAGGCCGTCGTCATCGGCGGCGGAGTCTCCGGCTGGAACGCGACGCAGATCGCCGTCGGCATGGGCTTCCACGTCACGCTGCTCGACCGCGACATCAACAAGCTCCGCGAGGCGGACAAGGTCTTCGGCACCAAGGTCCGGGCGATCATGTCCAACGCCTTCGAGCTGGAGAAGGCCGTCCTGGACGCCGACCTCGTCATCGGCGCCGTCCTCATCCCGGGCGCGAAGGCCCCCAAGCTGGTCACCAACGAGCTCGTCTCCCGCATGAAGCCGGGGAGTGTCCTTGTCGACATCGCGATCGACCAGGGCGGCTGCTTCGAGGACTCCCGTCCGACCACGCACGCCGAGCCGACCTTCACGATCCACAACTCGGTCTTCTACTGCGTCGCCAACATGCCCGGCGCGGTGCCCAACACCTCCACCTACGCACTGACCAACGCCACGCTGCCCTACATCGTCGAACTCGCCGACCGCGGCTGGGTGGAGGCGCTGCGCCGTGACCCCGCGCTCGCCAAGGGCCTCAACACCCATGACGGCAAGGTCGTTTACCGCGAGGTCGCGGAGGCGCACGGCCTTGAGCACGTGGAGCTCGAGACCCTCCTGGGCTGA
- a CDS encoding tetratricopeptide repeat protein, translated as MTDQAVDTDGAGRSRHAAEESRFLGRTRELKELRADIERAGLDTLSGRKAPRARVLLIAGRPGSGRTALAEELVRQVADRYDDGVLRARLSEHDGTPVPVERTARELLSALRLPTPAGADDDDLADALRAALADRRALVLLDDAAHAEQVDALLPDTPECLVVAVSEGPLTGISDVRPCTLGGLDTKSALELLTRYIGSVRITVDPRAAEGLVEVCQGQPAALVLAGGWLAARPKAAVADLAKQLHTEGDEGTPLSRVFGLVHGSLPAPTARTLRLLALAPAGLVDPHTASALAGCSVNDAHAALDDFVGLGLLRAADSPLPQYEVPSCLQPLLKALTETQDRPGELQLARARMLERTVRLLQSCRTITETDDPEAREKLQDMPRSLRFPTPRAAEDWLRVRRPALLAAARLAVADGELDTLARRLMSQLVKAMVAHFGTQAAAPDLYGIHRLVLDVAERRKLPREKAAALLNLGDLDARTGRTGEALVRYRAALDAGRQANDPYATGRAMESVGGAHLEVGDYDRAADWFGRALAERLARDERTGAARLYGRIAVAHTYAGRYGEALRCWRAAVAGYRKSGDVAAHARALSELARVQEYAGRHEESLRTCHEAVELARRAEDVRLQAALQLRLADTLERLGDPASAQLHRGTAERLLGEERDEGEQVLEPLDPQQQDVNAYEIRSASDKD; from the coding sequence GTGACGGATCAGGCGGTGGACACAGACGGCGCAGGGCGGTCGAGGCACGCTGCTGAGGAGAGCCGGTTCCTGGGCCGTACAAGGGAGTTGAAGGAACTGCGCGCCGATATCGAGCGCGCGGGCCTGGACACGCTCTCCGGCCGCAAGGCCCCCCGCGCGCGCGTGCTGCTGATCGCCGGCCGACCCGGATCCGGCCGCACCGCACTCGCCGAGGAACTGGTCCGACAGGTTGCAGACCGTTACGACGACGGGGTGCTCCGGGCCCGTCTGAGTGAACACGACGGCACGCCCGTCCCCGTCGAGCGCACCGCCCGCGAACTGCTCTCCGCCCTGCGGCTGCCCACCCCCGCCGGAGCCGACGACGACGACCTGGCCGATGCGCTGCGCGCCGCCCTCGCCGATCGCCGGGCCCTGGTCCTGCTCGACGACGCGGCGCACGCCGAGCAGGTCGACGCCCTGTTGCCGGACACGCCGGAGTGCCTGGTCGTGGCCGTCTCCGAGGGTCCTCTCACCGGCATCTCCGACGTCCGCCCCTGCACCCTCGGCGGCCTCGACACCAAGTCCGCCCTGGAGCTGCTCACCCGGTACATCGGCTCGGTCCGCATCACCGTCGACCCCCGCGCCGCCGAGGGTCTGGTCGAGGTGTGCCAGGGCCAGCCCGCCGCGCTGGTGCTGGCCGGCGGCTGGCTCGCCGCCCGCCCCAAGGCGGCGGTCGCCGACCTCGCCAAGCAGCTGCACACGGAGGGTGACGAGGGCACGCCCCTCAGCCGGGTCTTCGGGCTCGTCCACGGCTCGCTGCCCGCGCCGACCGCCCGGACACTGCGACTGCTCGCCCTCGCCCCGGCGGGCCTCGTCGACCCGCACACGGCGTCCGCGCTCGCCGGCTGCTCCGTGAACGACGCCCACGCCGCACTGGACGACTTCGTCGGCCTCGGCCTGCTGCGGGCAGCGGACTCGCCGCTGCCGCAGTACGAGGTGCCGAGCTGTCTGCAACCCCTGCTGAAGGCGCTCACCGAGACCCAGGACCGCCCCGGTGAGCTGCAGCTGGCCCGTGCCCGCATGCTGGAGCGGACGGTCCGGTTGCTGCAGTCTTGCCGGACGATCACCGAGACGGACGACCCCGAGGCGCGCGAGAAGCTCCAGGACATGCCGCGCTCCCTGCGCTTCCCCACGCCGCGGGCGGCCGAGGACTGGCTGCGCGTGCGCAGGCCCGCCCTGCTGGCCGCGGCCCGGCTCGCCGTCGCCGACGGGGAGCTGGACACGCTCGCCCGCCGCCTGATGTCCCAGCTGGTCAAGGCCATGGTCGCGCACTTCGGCACCCAGGCCGCCGCGCCCGACCTGTACGGCATCCACCGGCTCGTCCTGGATGTGGCCGAGCGGCGGAAACTGCCCCGGGAGAAGGCCGCCGCCCTGCTGAACCTGGGCGACCTGGACGCCCGGACCGGCCGTACCGGGGAGGCACTGGTGCGGTATCGGGCCGCGCTGGACGCCGGACGGCAGGCGAATGACCCGTATGCGACCGGTCGCGCGATGGAATCCGTAGGCGGTGCGCATCTGGAGGTCGGGGACTACGACCGGGCCGCCGACTGGTTCGGCCGTGCCCTCGCCGAGCGCCTGGCTCGGGACGAGCGCACGGGCGCCGCCCGCCTCTACGGCCGGATCGCCGTCGCGCACACGTACGCGGGCCGCTACGGGGAGGCGCTGCGCTGCTGGCGCGCGGCGGTCGCCGGATACCGCAAGAGCGGCGATGTCGCCGCCCACGCGCGGGCGTTGAGCGAGCTCGCGCGGGTCCAGGAGTACGCGGGACGGCACGAGGAGTCGCTGCGCACCTGCCATGAGGCGGTGGAGCTGGCGCGGCGCGCCGAGGACGTACGGCTGCAGGCGGCGCTGCAGCTGCGGCTCGCCGACACGCTGGAGCGCCTGGGCGATCCCGCCTCGGCTCAGCTGCACCGGGGCACGGCCGAGCGGCTGCTGGGGGAGGAGCGCGACGAGGGAGAACAGGTGCTGGAACCCCTTGATCCACAGCAACAGGACGTTAACGCCTACGAAATCCGTAGTGCTTCCGACAAAGATTGA
- a CDS encoding NUDIX domain-containing protein, translating into MTIKDSPEEWEIRATETPFVGNKTSVRTDDVVMPDGHVARRDYQVHPGSVAVLALDGTGRVLVIRQYRHPVRHKLWEIPAGLLDVPGENPLHAAQRELYEEAHVKAEDWRVLTDVYTTPGGCDEAVRIFLARDLSEAEGERFEVEHEEADMELARVPLDVLVRGVLAGELHNNCLVVGVLSLIAAQNGDGLDALRQAEAPWPARPFES; encoded by the coding sequence ATGACGATCAAGGACTCCCCCGAGGAGTGGGAGATCCGGGCGACGGAGACCCCCTTCGTGGGCAACAAGACCTCCGTGCGCACCGACGACGTGGTCATGCCCGACGGGCATGTGGCCCGCCGCGACTACCAGGTCCACCCCGGCTCGGTCGCCGTCCTCGCCCTCGACGGCACGGGGCGGGTCCTGGTCATCCGCCAGTACCGCCACCCCGTGCGCCACAAGCTGTGGGAGATCCCGGCCGGCCTGCTCGACGTGCCCGGCGAGAACCCGCTGCACGCCGCCCAGCGGGAGCTGTACGAGGAGGCCCACGTCAAGGCCGAGGACTGGCGGGTGCTGACCGACGTCTACACCACCCCCGGCGGCTGCGACGAGGCCGTGCGCATCTTCCTGGCCCGCGACCTGTCCGAGGCCGAGGGCGAGCGCTTCGAGGTCGAGCACGAAGAGGCCGACATGGAGCTCGCGCGCGTGCCCCTGGACGTGCTCGTACGAGGCGTGCTCGCGGGCGAGCTGCACAACAACTGCCTTGTCGTCGGCGTCCTTTCGCTGATCGCCGCGCAGAACGGGGACGGGCTCGACGCCCTGCGCCAGGCCGAGGCCCCGTGGCCCGCGCGTCCCTTCGAGTCCTGA
- a CDS encoding CTP synthase, producing MPPAAFRNSTATTTKHIFVTGGVASSLGKGLTASSLGMLLKARGLRVVMQKLDPYLNVDPGTMNPFQHGEVFVTNDGAETDLDIGHYERFLDRDLDGSANVTTGQVYSTVIAKERRGEYLGDTVQVIPHITNEIKHRIRRMATDEVDVVITEVGGTVGDIESLPFLETVRQVRHEVGRDNVFVVHISLLPYIGPSGELKTKPTQHSVAALRNIGIQPDAIVLRCDREVPTAIKRKISLMCDVDEAAVVACPDARSIYDIPKTVHGEGLDAYVVRKLDLPFRDVDWRTWDDLLDRVHNPDHEITLALVGKYIDLPDAYLSVTEALRAGGFANKARVKIKWVTSDDCKTPAGAAAQLGDVDGICIPGGFGDRGVLGKVGAIKYARENKIPLLGLCLGLQCIVIEAARNLADIPDANSTEFDSATGHPVISTMAEQLDIVAGEGDMGGTMRLGMYPAKLAEGSIVREVYDGKEYVEERHRHRYEVNNAYRGELEKKAGILFSGTSPDGKLVEYVEYPRETHPYLVATQAHPELRSRPTRPHPLFAGLVKASVERKNSN from the coding sequence ATGCCGCCCGCTGCTTTCCGAAACAGCACAGCCACGACGACCAAGCACATCTTCGTCACCGGGGGTGTCGCCTCCTCGCTCGGCAAGGGCCTCACCGCCTCCAGCCTCGGCATGCTGCTCAAGGCGCGGGGACTGCGCGTCGTGATGCAGAAACTCGACCCGTACCTGAACGTCGACCCGGGCACGATGAACCCCTTCCAGCACGGTGAGGTCTTCGTCACCAACGACGGCGCCGAGACCGACCTGGACATCGGACACTACGAGCGCTTCCTCGACCGCGACTTGGACGGCTCCGCCAATGTCACCACGGGCCAGGTCTACTCGACGGTGATCGCCAAGGAGCGGCGCGGCGAGTACCTCGGCGACACCGTGCAGGTCATCCCGCACATCACCAACGAGATCAAGCACCGCATCCGCCGCATGGCGACCGACGAGGTCGACGTCGTCATCACGGAGGTCGGCGGCACGGTCGGCGACATCGAGTCGCTCCCCTTCCTGGAGACGGTCCGCCAGGTCCGTCACGAGGTCGGCCGTGACAACGTCTTCGTCGTCCACATCTCGCTCCTGCCGTACATCGGCCCGTCGGGAGAGCTGAAGACGAAGCCGACCCAGCACTCGGTTGCGGCCCTTCGGAACATCGGTATCCAGCCGGACGCCATCGTGCTGCGCTGCGACCGCGAGGTCCCGACCGCGATCAAGCGCAAGATCTCGCTGATGTGCGACGTCGACGAGGCGGCCGTGGTCGCCTGCCCCGACGCCCGCTCGATCTACGACATCCCGAAGACCGTGCACGGCGAGGGCCTGGACGCCTACGTCGTCCGCAAGCTGGACCTGCCGTTCCGCGACGTGGACTGGCGGACCTGGGACGACCTGCTCGACCGCGTCCACAACCCCGATCACGAGATCACCCTCGCCCTGGTCGGCAAGTACATCGACCTGCCCGACGCCTACCTCTCGGTCACCGAGGCGCTGCGCGCGGGCGGCTTCGCCAACAAGGCCCGCGTGAAGATCAAGTGGGTCACGTCCGACGACTGCAAGACCCCGGCCGGTGCCGCGGCGCAGCTCGGCGACGTCGACGGCATCTGCATCCCCGGCGGCTTCGGCGACCGCGGTGTGCTCGGCAAGGTCGGTGCGATCAAGTACGCCCGCGAGAACAAGATCCCGCTGCTCGGCCTCTGCCTCGGCCTGCAGTGCATCGTGATCGAGGCCGCGCGCAACCTGGCCGACATCCCGGACGCCAACTCCACGGAGTTCGACTCCGCCACCGGCCACCCGGTCATCTCGACCATGGCCGAGCAGCTCGACATCGTCGCAGGCGAGGGCGACATGGGCGGCACGATGCGCCTGGGCATGTACCCGGCCAAGCTGGCCGAGGGCTCGATCGTGCGCGAGGTGTACGACGGCAAGGAGTACGTCGAGGAGCGCCACCGTCATCGTTACGAGGTGAACAACGCCTACCGCGGGGAACTGGAGAAGAAGGCCGGAATCCTGTTCTCCGGCACGTCGCCCGACGGCAAGCTCGTGGAGTACGTGGAGTACCCGCGCGAGACGCACCCCTACCTGGTGGCGACCCAGGCGCACCCCGAGCTGCGCTCGCGTCCGACCCGGCCGCACCCGTTGTTCGCGGGCCTGGTGAAGGCCTCGGTCGAGCGGAAGAATTCCAACTGA